ATTCTATTATTTTCGTCCCATAGCCGGGCGTCATTATCATTTTGAATATCGAATTTTGACAAAGGAAAAGATCAACGGAATGTTAGAAATGGTAAGCTATAATTTCAAGATCAAAAATGGTGTTCCACAAAAAAGCTCTGTTACCCGAGTTCCCAAAATTTCAAAAGAACAATTGGGGGAAATTGTTCAAAATGTTATAAGACAAACGAATACCGGTCCTGATGAGTTTGAGGAATTGGATCTTTCCAGGTTTTCGACAATAGATGAACAAATTGAATATCTAAAACGTCAGGATAGGGTAGATACAATGTATATTACCTAAATCCTGCACAAATTATTCTTTAAAAGGTTAATATACCTATTTTGTAGATAACAGAGAAAATTCATTGTTGGATCGACTGGAAATGGAGTGCTTTATGCAAGAATTTACACACATAGACAAACATGGGCATGTCCGGATGGTTGATGTCACGGATAAGGAAGCGACGCTGCGTATGGCAGTTGCTCAAGGGGTTGTTGCCATGAATCCGGCGACGTTTGAAAAAATAGAGAACCAAACCGTTCAAAAGGGCAATGTCCTTGAAGCGGCCAGGATTGCCGGTATTATGGCGGCAAAAAAAACTTCGGAACTCATTCCCATGTGCCATTCTCTGAACATAACGCACATCCAGATCGATTTTTTCCCGGACAAAGACACAAGTTCCATCAGGATTGAGGCCTCGGTTCGCATCGTTGGTCAGACCGGTGTTGAAATGGAGGCATTGACGGCGGTGTCGGTAACCGCTCTGACGATCTATGACATGTGCAAATCGTACGACCGCAAAATGACCATGTCCGATATATGCCTTGTCGAAAAATCAGGCGGCAAAAGCGGCCCTTTCATAAGAAAAAAAGATGAACTATAACATTGCCAACAATTACAAACCGTTTTTTGTGGTTGCATCCATGCTGATCCTGCTGTTGTCGGGATGTGCGCTCATAAAAAAACCGCCCCCGGAGAGGGAATCGGCTTTAAAAAAGATAACCTCATTTGAATATCCTGAATTTGCCGATGATATGGATTATGCCGATCTGGAGCACAGCATCCTGCAAAGCCTCTCCTATTTACAGAAAATTCCATCCCTACAAACGTTTTGTTTTGGCAAGGACATCTATGATACTGCCCACATGATCAGATCTTTGGAGCATTTTTTAGATTTCATCAAAACAAAACCTTCGCGGGAGGTGTTGAATACCTATATTGTTTCGAATTACCGGATCTACCGATCCGGCGGCGGCGATTCCGGAGAAGTCCTTTTTACCGGCTATTATGAACCGCTTTTAGAAGGCAGCCTGAAAAAAACGG
The DNA window shown above is from Candidatus Desulfatibia profunda and carries:
- the moaC gene encoding cyclic pyranopterin monophosphate synthase MoaC, which gives rise to MQEFTHIDKHGHVRMVDVTDKEATLRMAVAQGVVAMNPATFEKIENQTVQKGNVLEAARIAGIMAAKKTSELIPMCHSLNITHIQIDFFPDKDTSSIRIEASVRIVGQTGVEMEALTAVSVTALTIYDMCKSYDRKMTMSDICLVEKSGGKSGPFIRKKDEL